The DNA sequence CGTCCACCGTGGTGGTGACCGCCATGTACCCGCGGTCCTCGGAGCCTCCGTCGGGGTATTCCACGTTGACGCGGTCCGTCATCGGTGCCGCCGAGAGGACCGCCTGGCCGTAGCCTCCCGGGTTCCACGGCACTCCCCCGCAACGGCCCCAGCTCTGGAGGACCGGCCCGTACTCGACGTGGTAGACCAGCCCGTGGAGGTGCTCCAGGTGGTCCCGGATCCGGGCCACGTCACCCACACACGCCTCCTGCAGGCCGACGACCTGGGGCGCGTACCTGGCGATCTCCGCCGCCCGGTCGACGTCGCTGGTCTCGCAGGGGTTGCAGAGGTTCCACGTCATGACCCGGTCCGGTACGACGTCCCGGCCGGCATCGGCGGGCAGTGGCCGGGCGGAGGGGCCTCCGTTCGGCGCACTGGTTCCCAGGAACACCAGGCCCGCCACGATCACGGCACCTACGAGCGACCGCATGCCCCGTCCGAGCACCATCGCCTCCTCCCTGTGGACACCGATGGCGTACGCCATTCTCCGTGCAATGAGCTTATGGGACGGTCCCGTCGGCAACTCCGGCCCGGCGGGGGCGGGGAGGGCGGGTGCCGTGCGCTGAGGCCCACTCCGCCGCCTTCCCCCCCGGCGGCGGGCGGCGGGCGGCGGGCGGCACGGCGGTTCAGGAATAGCCGCGCGTCCGCGACTTGTTGCCGCGAGCATGACGACGAACGCGCCGCGGCCCGAGGTGCTCCGGTACACCGCCTTCTCCAGCAGTCCCGCCGGCGGCAACCCCGCCGGTGTCGTGCTGGACGCCACCGCTCTGGAGGACGGGGACATGCTCGCCGTCGCCGCCGACCTCGGATACTCGGAGTCCGCGTTCCTCACCGCCCTCCCGGAGGGCCTCGCCGGTCACGAGGGGCGGGCGTACGGCATCCGTTACTTCAGCCCCAAGGCCGAGGTGCCGTTCTGCGGACACGCCACCGTCGCGGCCGCCCTCGCGCTCGCCGAGCGGACGGGCCCCGGCCGGCTGGTGTTCGCGACGCCGGCCGGTCCGGTGCCGGTGGAGGTGACCGAGGAGGACGGGACGCTCAGGGCGACGCTCACCAGCGTCGAGCCGCACGTCGAGGAGGTCACCGACGCCGACCTCGCGGAGGCACTCGCCGCACTCGACTGGCCGGCCGCCGATCTCGACCCGGCCTTCCCGCCCCGCATCGCCTTCGCCGGCGCCCGCCATCTCGTTCTCGCGGCGGCGACACGCGCCCGCCTGGCGGACCTCTCGTACGACTTCGCGCGCCTCGAAGCGCTGATGCACCGTCTGGACCTGACCACGGTCCAGTTGGTGTGGCGGGAGTCGGCCGCGGTCTTCCGCGTCCGTGACCCGTTCCCCGTCGGCGGTGTCGTCGAGGACCCGGCGACCGGCGCCGCGGCCGCCGCGTTCGGGGCGTACGCCCGTGAGCTCGGCCTCGTCCCCGAGGACGCCGTCCTCACCCTGTACCAGGGCGAGGACCTGGGCCGGCCGGGCGAGCTCACGGTGACGCTGCGCGCGGGTGACCCGCGCGTCCGGGTCGGCGGCGCGGGAACGCGTATCGGCTGAGGGGGGTCCCCTCGCCGTGTTCGCTCCCGCGCGGCGGGACCGCGGCCGCCGGGCTCAGGCCTCTCCCATGACCAGACCCTCGATGGTGTGCTTCTGCGTCACCGGCTCCAGGACGTCGACGACCGGGCAGTCCAGGTGTCGGCGGACCCGCTCGGGCAGCGACGCCCAGTAGGCGCGGGTCACGGCGGTGTCGTGCCGGTCGCCGTTCGTGGCCTCGGGCCCGTCCACTCCCAGGACCAGCACGGGGCGGGACCGGGTGGAGTGGTTCCGGGTGCCGCGGTGAACGGTCAGTGCGGTGCGCGCCGAGATGTCGCCGCGCCGCGGGTACTTGCGGACGGCTCGCTCCTCGTAGCGCGGGTAGTGGGAGCGGGGCGGGAACATGCCGTGCTCGAAGTCCGGGTGGTCGTCCCACTGGGTCCCCGGCGCGATCTCGAAGGGGCCCATGTCCTCCTCCGTGTCGACGGCGGTGACGTTGAACGCCAGCGAGGTCAGCCGCCGCTCGGCGCGGGTCTCCTCCGGCATGGGGAAGTCCCGGTGCCAGGGCTGGTCGACCGCGCCCTCGAGCGGCACGTCGAAGCCCAGCTCGACGATCCGGTAATCGGGCCCGAGGACGGCCGTGCAGACGGAGCGGACCCAGGGGTGGTCGACGAGGTCGACGAAGCCGCGCAGCTGCTCGGGGTGTATCTCCACGTAGTAGCGGTGCGGTCCGCGGCCCACCGCGCCGCCCGGCCGCTTCAGCGCGTCCCGGAAGGCCACCTCGATGTCCTCGCGCATCCGGTCGGCCCATTCGGGGGTGAACGCGCCCTTGCGCGCGGTGATGCCGTCCGCGTAGAGGGCCTCCACGTCGGCCGTCACATCGACGTCGGGACCGGCCGGCGAGATGCCGGGGTGGGCGTGCGTGCTCATGCGTGCCTCCTTGTGCGGCAGGACCGTCCGGGTCATGGTGCATCGTTGATTTCAACGTGGCAACACTTCGGGGCGGGATCCTGGGTGACGTGGGGCCGCGCATGCCACGATGTGCGGGTGAGCAGCAGCCTGAAAGACGTGGCCGCCCGGGCGGGGGTCTCCGCGCGCACGGTGTCCAACGTGGTCAACGGTTCCGCGCGGGTGTCGGAGCAGACCCGCGTGCGGGTGCAGGAGGCGATCGACGAGCTGGGCTACCGGCCCAACCTCGCGGCCCGGAGTCTGCGGGCCGGCCGCACCGGCATCATCGGCCTCGCGATCCCGGAGCTGCATTCCCCCTACTTCGCCGAGCTGGCGGGTCTGATCGTGGACGAGGCACACCGCCGGTCGTGGACGGTGATCATCGATCAGACGCGGGGCGACGCGGAGGCGGAACGGCGTCTGCTGACCGGTGACGGCGGCAGGGTGATGGACGGGCTCGTCATCAGCCCCTGGGCTCTGGGAGCACCGGATCTGACCGCGACCGCGCGTCCCCTGCCCGTCGTGCTGCTCGGCGAGCGCAGTCCCCAGGGCATGGCCGACCGGGTCGCCGTGGACAACGTGGCCGCCGCGGAGGAGGCCACCGCCCACCTGCTGTCGTCGGGGCGCCGCCGCATCGCCGCGATCGGCCTTCAGCCCCATCTGGAGAACGGCACGGCGCGGCAGCGCGCCGAGGGCTACCGCAGGGCGCTGCGGAGCGCCGGGGTCACTCCCCGGGCCGGCTGGGAGCGTTCCGTGACCGCGCTGCACCGGGAGGACGGCGCCCGTGCCATGGCGGAACTGCTGGACGGCGATGCCGCCCCGGACGCGGTGTTCGCGTTCAGTGACGAACTGGCCCTGGGTGCCCTCCACACGGCACACGCCCGAGGGCTCAGGGTGCCGGAGGACCTGGCGGTCGTCGGGTTCGACGACATCGAGGACGGCCGGTTCAGCCATCCGCCCCTCACCACCGTCTCCCCCGACAAGCGCCAGATCGCCGCCCGGGCCCTGCAGTGCCTCGCCGACCGCATCTACAGCCCCCGCAACGAGGTGCCGGCCGCCGATCTGACGATCCCGCACCGTCTGGTCGTCCGCGGGAGCACCGTAGGCGACGCGGCGACGCGGTGACGCTCCGACGGGCACGAGCGAGGGCGGCCCGCCGGTGGGCCGCGGGAACAGGTGCCCCGGGACCGGTGGTGTCGTCGGTGAGCCTCCGGCTCGTTCTCCTCATATGCCCGCTGCCAGGCGTCCCGCGTACCCCACCATGACGACCCAGAAGAGGCCGGTGAATCCGCGTTCGCCGATTCTCGTGTTGAAGCGCCTTCCCAGGAAGGTCGCGGAAAGCATCAGGGGGACGCAGATCACGGCGACGAGATAGTCCTGGCCGGTGAGCAGAGAGGCCTCCGTCCAGACGGCGGTCTTGGTGACGTCGCCGACGAGCGAGGTCAGGGAGAGCGCGCCGACGAGGTGGAGGCGGTCCAGGCCCAGCCCCCGGACGGCGAGCCCCTTGAGGGGACCGGACGTGCCGCTGAACCCGGACGTCGCACCGGCGGCGAACGCCATCAACGGCGAACTCGCCTGCCGCCAGCGGGTGAGCCCGAGCGACTCGATCAGAAAGGCCGCAGCGAAGGAGAAGATGACGGCGAGGGCCACAGCCCGTTCGGGAGCGGACACCAGCAACTTGGCGCCCAGGAACGTCCCCACGGCGACCAGGAGAATGACGACGGCGGCCTTTCGGTAAGGAAGTGTCCTGCGGTAAGCGAAGACCTTGACGAAGTTGTTGGCGGCGAGAAGGAGCGCGGCCAGCGCCACTCCGGGCTTGGTGCCGAGCACGAGGGCCAGGGTGGGGACGAGAATCAGGCTCCCCCCGAATCCGGCCGCGGCGGACAGGGTGAAAGCGGCGGCCACGGCCACGAACACCACCGGAAGCAGAAATGGCTCCATCAGCGCTCCTCAGTCGTTCCGGCCGAGCAGCTGTCGCGCTCGGTGAAAGGCGAGCGACCAGGACATCTCTGCGGCGCCGGCCGGGCACGGCGGCAATTCGGGAACCCGGTGTTGTCGCACCCCTCTTCCGATGGTTTTCCGGCGGGCGCGTACGATCCATGACCAAGGGATACCACCAGGCTCCTACCGTTTCCGACAGCGATGCAACCCGTCGGGGCCGGAGGGTTTCGTTGACTCGGCAAAAACTCGGACCAAAGACAATTCGCCGCCGCTGAAGACGAGTTGCCGGTCGAGATACGGTGCTGTGTACTGGGAGTGGACCCGCGCAGTACGGGAGCGACGTCATCACCAAGGGCGTCCGGCACGACGCGCACCGTGCGCATGCCGGCCTGGAAACACATCACCGACTCCGCGGCCGCCACCCGGTCCTCTTTGTCGTGCTCCTGATCCGGCACGACCGGATCGAGCGATTCCGGCACGGAGCCCGGCCAGGGAAGCGGAGCCCTGGAACGGCCGGTGTCGCGGAGGCGCCGCGCGCCGCGGCAGTCCTCTCACTCGCGCGCGGCGAGGGCCCGGGAGCCCGGGGCTCCGGTGGACAGCGAACGGTCCCGCACCGGATTCCGGCGTCCCGCCGTGGTCCGGGACACACGACGTCACGAGCAGGAGGCTCACCATGGCGCACGAACCGAGCAGCGGCCGGGAGTACGCGGCACAGGACGCCGCTGTGGCTCAGGTCGGCCCGGCGCAGTCGCTCTCCGATCAGCGGGCGGCACCCCGGTCCGATGTCGATCCCGAGCGGCGGCAGCGGATGCTGGACGAACGTGAGGAGCGGTTCACCCGGGCGCGCAAGCCGATGGGTCCCACCTCCGACCAGGTCCCCGAAACCGTCCCGGAGGACGTCACGCCGCCCTCCGACGGCCAGTCGAGCACCACACCCGAACCCAACGAGCCGTGAGCGGCGGCAGGACGTAAGTCCCGGAAGGACGGCAGTCATGGCTACAGTCCGCCTCGTCCAGAACATCGGCCTGGACGACCATGCGACCAGTACCCAGACGAGCACCATCAACGAGACCACCGCTGCGGCGTCGAACACCAATGCCTTCGTCACGGGTAACTGGTTCGCCAGCCGCACCACCACGGCCGGCAAGGAATGGCAGCTGGTGGATCCCTTCACCGCGCTGCCCTCCGCGGCCGGCGGATTCTGCTGTGACCAGATCGCCCTGTACGAGCCGAGCCGCGACATCTGGATCTGGATACTGCAGTACATCACGCACGAGGACCCCCATCAGCCGGGTGTCCGCAACAACGTCTTCCGGGTGGCGGTCTCCCCCGGGACGGATCCCACCGCCTGGCACTGGTGGGATTTCGCCCCGACCGGTCTGAACGCCGACTGGCGGGACATGTGGTTCGACTATCCGGACGCCGCGACCAGCGCGAACCACCTCTATGTCACGTTCAACGCCTTCAACTCCGCCGACCGCTGGCAACGTGCCGTCGTCTTCAAGTTCCCCCTGGACACCCTGAGCGCGGGCACCTCACTGGGCTACCAGTGGTGGTCGACCACGGACAACGGCTCGCTGCGCCTCACGCAGGGCGCCGCGGAGAGCATGTTCTTCGCCAGCCACAACGGTGGCACGAGCCTGCGCGTGCACGGCTGGCCGGACAACTCCAACACCGTGGGGTGGTTCGACGTCCGCGTCAGCCCGTGGAGCGCCGGCCCCTACCAGTCCCAGGGACCCGACGGCGTGGACTGGCTCGCCCAGCGCATCGACTCCCGCATCACCGGCGCCTGGGTGAGCGGGACCCGTGCCGGCTTCCTGTGGACCGCCGCGGCCCGCGCCGGCCGCCCCGTGCCGTATGTCAAGGGCGCGGTCGTCGATGTCACCACGCAGGGCCTCGTGGAGGAGCCCGACATCTGGAACCAGCAGTCGGCCTTCGCCTACCCCGCGGCCTGCCCGAACAGCCAGGGCGTCATCGGCGTGAGTCTCTTCATGGGTGGCGGCTCCGTGCATCCGGGCCATGTCGTCGGCTTCCGTGACGGCCCGGAGTGGCGGCTGGCCTTCACCCGCCAGAGCACTCAGGGCCCGGACACCGGCACCTGGGGCGACTACCTCACCTGCCAGCGGTACCACCCGGAGACGTCCGAGTGGGTGGCGTCCGGGTACACGCTGCAAGGCGGCGGCGACCGGCGTTTCGTGGAACCGCAGTTCGTCCGCTTCGGCATCGGCTGACCCGCTCCGCGCACACCGCGCGACGGACCGCCGCCGCGCGGTGTGCGGACGCCCCCGGGAGAGGAGTCCCTCATGGCGACCGCGTTCTTCACCGAGGTCGTGGACGCCTCCCGTACGGCCCACGGCCAGGTGTCGCTGGCCGTCGACGCGGCGAACACCCCGTGGATCGCGTTCACGACGCCGTCCGGTGAGGTCGTGCTGGCCAGACGGTCCGAGACGGAGTGGGTGTGCGAACAACTGCCGGCGGAGCCGGCCGCGCACGACGACTACCGCATCGGCCTCGGCATCGACGCGTCGTTCCAGCCGCATGTCGCCTACCAGAGCCGGGCCACCGATCACCTGATCTACGGGGTCAGGGAGACCCAGTGGAGTTTCGAGGAGGTCCCCACGGCCGCGGGCCTGTTCCCCGAGCGGGTGCGCTTCCCGTCCATGACGGTCAATCAAGGCATCTTCAGCGAACCGCCGTTCAGGAACAGGCCCCACTTCGCCTATCAGGCCGGCCTCCGACTGTGGCATGCCACCAAGGCGCCCCCGAAGACGGACCCGGGGAAGCCCCCGACATGGAGGAAGAACGTCCATGTCGTCGATGACTCGAACCTCGCGGAGAAGGGCTGGTTCACGACTCTGGCCTTCGATTCCGACGAGACACTGCGGATCGCCTCCTTCGACGATCTCTCCCCCTCCGGACAGTCCGTCCGCAGGCTGCGCGTCGCGACCATGATCCCGGGAACCGACTTCGTG is a window from the Streptomyces capillispiralis genome containing:
- a CDS encoding endonuclease/exonuclease/phosphatase family protein, encoding MAYAIGVHREEAMVLGRGMRSLVGAVIVAGLVFLGTSAPNGGPSARPLPADAGRDVVPDRVMTWNLCNPCETSDVDRAAEIARYAPQVVGLQEACVGDVARIRDHLEHLHGLVYHVEYGPVLQSWGRCGGVPWNPGGYGQAVLSAAPMTDRVNVEYPDGGSEDRGYMAVTTTVDGRTVRVFNTHFAERRQEAVRADQARALAAAVAPYDRAIVLGDFNAVPDAPELARIWELAEDAHPQCRPAVGGGGCEPTTDWQSKFDYVFLRGIPTPLTYRVEPTRYSDHHLVHTDLDAA
- a CDS encoding PhzF family phenazine biosynthesis protein; its protein translation is MTTNAPRPEVLRYTAFSSSPAGGNPAGVVLDATALEDGDMLAVAADLGYSESAFLTALPEGLAGHEGRAYGIRYFSPKAEVPFCGHATVAAALALAERTGPGRLVFATPAGPVPVEVTEEDGTLRATLTSVEPHVEEVTDADLAEALAALDWPAADLDPAFPPRIAFAGARHLVLAAATRARLADLSYDFARLEALMHRLDLTTVQLVWRESAAVFRVRDPFPVGGVVEDPATGAAAAAFGAYARELGLVPEDAVLTLYQGEDLGRPGELTVTLRAGDPRVRVGGAGTRIG
- a CDS encoding phytanoyl-CoA dioxygenase family protein, producing MSTHAHPGISPAGPDVDVTADVEALYADGITARKGAFTPEWADRMREDIEVAFRDALKRPGGAVGRGPHRYYVEIHPEQLRGFVDLVDHPWVRSVCTAVLGPDYRIVELGFDVPLEGAVDQPWHRDFPMPEETRAERRLTSLAFNVTAVDTEEDMGPFEIAPGTQWDDHPDFEHGMFPPRSHYPRYEERAVRKYPRRGDISARTALTVHRGTRNHSTRSRPVLVLGVDGPEATNGDRHDTAVTRAYWASLPERVRRHLDCPVVDVLEPVTQKHTIEGLVMGEA
- a CDS encoding LacI family DNA-binding transcriptional regulator yields the protein MSSSLKDVAARAGVSARTVSNVVNGSARVSEQTRVRVQEAIDELGYRPNLAARSLRAGRTGIIGLAIPELHSPYFAELAGLIVDEAHRRSWTVIIDQTRGDAEAERRLLTGDGGRVMDGLVISPWALGAPDLTATARPLPVVLLGERSPQGMADRVAVDNVAAAEEATAHLLSSGRRRIAAIGLQPHLENGTARQRAEGYRRALRSAGVTPRAGWERSVTALHREDGARAMAELLDGDAAPDAVFAFSDELALGALHTAHARGLRVPEDLAVVGFDDIEDGRFSHPPLTTVSPDKRQIAARALQCLADRIYSPRNEVPAADLTIPHRLVVRGSTVGDAATR
- a CDS encoding sulfite exporter TauE/SafE family protein, with product MEPFLLPVVFVAVAAAFTLSAAAGFGGSLILVPTLALVLGTKPGVALAALLLAANNFVKVFAYRRTLPYRKAAVVILLVAVGTFLGAKLLVSAPERAVALAVIFSFAAAFLIESLGLTRWRQASSPLMAFAAGATSGFSGTSGPLKGLAVRGLGLDRLHLVGALSLTSLVGDVTKTAVWTEASLLTGQDYLVAVICVPLMLSATFLGRRFNTRIGERGFTGLFWVVMVGYAGRLAAGI